One genomic segment of Arachis duranensis cultivar V14167 chromosome 4, aradu.V14167.gnm2.J7QH, whole genome shotgun sequence includes these proteins:
- the LOC127746648 gene encoding uncharacterized protein LOC127746648, which translates to MAGLCEVPSCYMGDFNEIMHVEERQGTDVLPRSAEEFRSWVQGMHLVDLPLTDHKFTWFKGRSCSRIDRALVSMEWLEEFPETRICSGPRDLSDHCPVILEHARQRVGPKPFRSLDSWFIHEGFLSFVKEEWRGLGEMQFIDKLKALTILLGNWNKTNFGDMDKKITRFEEEIKKIDDLVSNGVYDGTMEARRKALVTCCERWYIRKEVHWKQMSRSRQAKEMDKNTRYFHNLASARRRNNRIDTLLINGRLVRNQARIKIAIKDYYKELYH; encoded by the coding sequence ATGGCTGGGTTATGTGAGGTTCCTAGTTGCTACATGGGAGATTTTAATGAAATAATGCATGTGGAAGAAAGGCAAGGTACTGATGTTCTACCTAGATCGGCAGAAGAGTTCAGGAGTTGGGTACAGGGTATGCATCTAGTGGATCTACCGCTAACAGATCACAAGTTCACATGGTTTAAGGGACGCTCGTGCAGTCGGATAGATAGAGCTCTGGTTAGCATGGAGTGGTTGGAAGAGTTTCCTGAGACTAGGATATGCAGTGGACCAAGGGATTTATCAGATCACTGTCCAGTGATCTTGGAGCACGCGAGGCAGAGGGTAGGGCCAAAGCCATTCCGAAGCCTAGATTCATGGTTTATACATGAGGGTTTCCTTAGCTTTGTGAAGGAGGAGTGGAGAGGATTGGGGGAGATGCAGTTCATAGATAAATTAAAGGCGCTGACGATTCTGCTAGGGAATTGGAATAAGACTAACTTTGGGGATATGGATAAAAAGATTACGAGATTTGAGGAAGAAATTAAGAAGATTGATGACCTGGTAAGCAATGGAGTGTATGATGGAACGATGGAGGCTAGAAGAAAGGCACTGGTTACCTGCTGTGAGAGGTGGTATATCAGGAAAGAAGTCCATTGGAAACAGATGTCCCGGTCTCGGCAAGCAAAAGAGATGGACAAAAATACAAGATACTTCCACAACTTGGCGTCAGCAAGACGGCGAAATAACAGGATCGATACACTGTTAATCAACGGCAGGCTGGTAAGGAACCAAGCTAGAATAAAGATTGCTATTAAGGATTACTACAAGGAGTTATATCACTAG